In Monodelphis domestica isolate mMonDom1 chromosome 3, mMonDom1.pri, whole genome shotgun sequence, the following proteins share a genomic window:
- the LOC130458163 gene encoding zinc finger protein 345-like — protein MAFSKDGLCPLNLEYFFLTEEIAYKVVYVLTVEEKRLSYRFAYINIFVLLFILEGEIRPEMKANPPKMSFPVEEMDLQRFMSNDPNNFSFKEFSVQPSNSSHIEHQRLHTNEKSSESNQCGKTFIHRPSLAGNQRIHPGEKPYELKQCGKKFSQSFALVVHERIHTVEKPYECKQCGKPFRYISSLDGHQRTHTGEKPYECKQCGKTFCQSSALASHQRIHTGEKPYECKQCEKTFRQSSSLAIHRRIHTGEKPYECKKCGKTFTDKSNLSKHQRTHTGEKLYECKQCVETFSCTTKLAAHQRIHTGEKPYECMQCGKTFSFSSSLARHQRIHIGEKLYECKQCGKTFRYISSLAGHQRIHTGEKPYECMQCRKTFSFSSSLARHQIIHTGEKPFECKQCGKTFGYFSSLAGHQRIHTGDKPYECMQCGKTFSFSSGLAIHQRIHTGEKPHQCKQCGKTFSCTPKLAAHQRIHTGEKPYECMQCRKTFRLSSSLAIHQRIHTGEKPYECKQCGKTFSFSSSLAIHQRIHTGEKPYECIQCGKTFSFSSSLAIHQRIHTGEKPYECKKCGKTFTEKSTLSKHQRTHTGEKLLKCKQCGKDIQAEFCFYCSSEDPHWGKTL, from the coding sequence ATGGCATTTTCAAAGGATGGATTGTGCCCATTGAATttggaatacttttttttaactgaggAAATAGCATATAAAGTGGTTTATGTTCtgacagttgaagaaaagagaTTGAGTTATAGATTtgcatatatcaatatatttgttttactgtttattttagAAGGAGAGATCAGACCTGAAATGAAGGCGAATCCACCAAAGATGAGCTTTCCTGTGGAAGAAATGGACCTACAAAGATTCATGAGCAATGATCCGAATAACTTTTCTTTCAAAGAATTCAGTGTTCAGCCTTCAAATTCATCTCATATTGAACATCAAAGACTGCACaccaatgaaaaatctagtgaaagcaatcaatgtggaaagacttttattcACAGGCCCAGTCTTGCTGGAAATCAGAGGATCCAtcctggggagaaaccttatgaactcaagcagtgtggaaagaagTTCAGTCAGAGCTTTGCTCTTGTTGTTCATGAGAGGATCCACACTgtggagaaaccttatgaatgcaagcaatgtggaaagccATTCAGATACATCTCCAGTCTTGATGGACATCAGAGGacccacactggggagaaaccttatgaatgcaagcagtgtggaaagacattctgTCAGAGCTCTGCTCTTGCTAGTCATCAGAggatccacactggggagaaaccctatgaatgcaagcagtgtgaaAAGACATTCCGTCAGAGCTCCAGTCTTGCTATACATcgaagaatccacactggggagaagccttatgaatgcaagaagtgtggaaagacattcacagaCAAATCCAATCTTTCGAAACATCAGAGaacccacactggggagaaactttatgaatgcaaacaatgtgtagagacattcagttgtaccaccaaacttgctgcacatcagagaatccacactggggagaagccttatgaatgcatgcaatgtggaaagacattcagtttcAGCTCCAGTCTTGCTAGACACCAGAGAATCCACATTGgggagaaactttatgaatgcaagcaatgtggaaagacattcagataTATCTCTAGTCTTGCTGGACATCAGAggatccacactggggagaaaccctatgaatgcatGCAATGCAGAAAGACATTCAGTTTCAGCTCTAGTCTTGCTAGACATCAGataatccacactggggagaaaccttttgaatgcaagcagtgtggaaagacattcggATATTTCTCCAGTCTTGCTGGACATCAGAGGATTCACACTGGGGACAAACCTTATGAATGCatgcagtgtggaaagacattcagttttAGCTCTGgtcttgctatacatcagagaatccacactggggagaaaccccatcaatgcaagcagtgtggaaagacattcagttgtACCCCCAaacttgctgcacatcagagaatccacactggggagaagccttatgaatgcaTGCAATGCAGAAAGACATTCCGTTTGAGCTCCAgtcttgctatacatcagagaatccacactggggagaagccTTATGagtgcaagcagtgtggaaagacattcagtttcAGCTCCAGTCTTGCtatacatcaaagaatccacactggggagaagccttatgaatgcatacagtgtggaaagacattcagtttcAGCTCCAgtcttgctatacatcagagaatccacactggggagaagccttatgaatgtaaaaagtgtggaaagacatttacaGAAAAATCCACTCTTTCTAAACATCAGAGAACCCACACAGGGGAGAaacttttaaaatgcaaacaGTGTGGAAAAGACATTCAGGCAGAGTTCTGCTTTTACTGTTCATCAGAGGATCCACACTGGGGAAAAACCCTATGA